A window of Vigna unguiculata cultivar IT97K-499-35 chromosome 4, ASM411807v1, whole genome shotgun sequence contains these coding sequences:
- the LOC114180579 gene encoding zinc finger BED domain-containing protein RICESLEEPER 2-like has protein sequence MAFVELEFYDTKYANELGKEIGLPSYEDWEYVESILPFLSIFYEATLRISGNSYVTSNLYMLEVVGIWNGINHLLKSNATSSATYKMAEKMRKKYEKYWGEPNKFNILLLIVVVLDPRYKMSYMNWAIDQLFDPEKTNDGWVLKSRLDTSLKLLFDEYKSQNGGAENDTQQTHVDVPNYKHDPYGRNKFLQTTGLTSLNKSELQKYLEEELGETTLNILDWWKMNSCRFPILSNIARELLAMPVSMVASESAFSTGGRVLDPYRSSLSQQKVEALICTQDWLKDTHSPSLLDYDFEELQYVDQDKSQVD, from the exons ATGGCATTTGTTGAGCTTGAGTTTTATGATACAAAATATGCTAATGAGTTAGGAAAGGAGATTGGATTGCCTTCTTATGAAGATTGGGAGTATGTTGAGTCTATTCTACCTTTCTTGAGCATTTTTTATGAAGCTACTTTGCGCATCTCAGGTAACTCTTATGTTACTAGTAATCTATACATGTTAGAAGTGGTAGGAATTTGGAATGGGATCAATCATCTCCTCAAGTCCAATGCTACAAGCAGTGCTACATATAAGATGGctgaaaaaatgagaaaaaaatatgagaaatattGGGGTGAACCTAACAAGTTCAATATATTGTTGTTAATTGTTGTTGTCTTAGATCCTAGATACAAGATGAGTTATATGAATTGGGCAATTGATCAACTTTTTGATCCTGAAAAGACAAATGATGGATGGGTGTTAAAGTCACGGCTCGATACTTCCTTAAAGTTGTTGTTTGATGAATATAAAAGTCAAAATGGGGGAGCTGAAAAtgacacacaacaaacacatgTTGATGTACCCAATTATAAGCATGATCCATATGGTCGGAATAAGTTTTTGCAAACAACAGGATTAACCTCTTTAAACAAATCTGAACTTCAAAAGTATTTAGAGGAAGAGCTTGGTGAAACAACTTTGAACATTCTTGATTGGTGGAAAATGAATTCATGTAGATTTCCAATCTTGTCAAACATAGCACGAGAGCTATTAGCTATGCCTGTTTCTATGGTAGCATCTGAGTCTGCATTTAGCACGGGAGGAAGAGTGCTTGATCCATATCGAAGTTCTTTATCACAACAAAAGGTAGAGGCACTCATTTGTACACAGGATTGGTTGAAAGACACACATTCACCATCATTGTTagactatgattttgaagagcttCAATATGTTGACCAAG ATAAATCACAAGTGGATTGA